The Streptomyces cathayae DNA segment TCCGCACGCGTGCGGCCTCGGGCAGGTCGCTGTGGCGGGCGAGGTAGTCCGCCCAGGTGGGCCCGGAGTCGAAGGACTTCCGCTCCAGCTCGTAGGGGCCGACCTTGTACTGGGCGTCGCTCTTGCGGATGCCGATCTTCTTCAGGGCCGCCGCGATCTCGCGCGAGCTGATGGCGGTGATGCGGCGGCGCTCGTCGGGCGGGGGCTGCTCGAGCATCTCGACCAGCTCGTCGACGGTGTACACGCCGTTCTGGTCGTGGGCTGGCAGCCGTACGCGCAGGCCGTTGTCGGTGAAGCAGACGGCCTCGGCGACCCAGACCCGCTTGCCACCGGTCTGGGCGAGCAGGCCGGCCAGCTCCTTGGCCTTGCGGTTGACCAGGTGCAGCGGATTGCCGTGGGTGCGACGGTGACCGCCGGGGGTGGTCTGGACCCAGGTGCCGTTCTCTGAGGTGACCGAGCCGTGCCAGTCCTTCAGCTCGATCATGCAGACGCCGCCGGGGGCGACGACCAGCAGATCGACCTCGCGGACGTGGCCGGTGTTGGCGGTGAACGTGAAGTTCGACCAGGCCCGCCAGGGATCGGCGTCCGGCAGCTTCTGGCGGATCGCCTCCAGGCCGCGGCGTTCGTGCTCGAACTCGGACTCGGTGACCGTGGCCCACCGGCCTTCCCGCATGCCTGTTCCCCCGCTCCTCGTGTCCTTCAAGGGCCACCGTTCCCCATGGTCAGGCCCTCGGGCAGATCCTAGTGGTTGCCTGTGACATGAAAAGAGGCGGTGAAGGACGGGACTATAGGACATACGGGCCGCACGAGAAGAACCGCCCGTTCCGCATCACGCCAACGCAGGCGACGGCATCCGACCCTTCCATGGCAAAAAGGGGCAAAAGGCCCGTCAAGTGGCGTCGTAGGCGAGCTCAGCCAGGGCGAGCGCCTGCTTCAGGGTGCTTTCGTCATAGATCTGGATGTTCACCCTGTATTGGTGATTACCCTTGGTGAGCGGATAGGCGTCCGGTGCCAACTCCGCGATCTCGGCGCTGTGCTGGAGACGGAAGTTGATCACTCCCGTCGATGCGAAGGCGTACACGAAACCGCCGTACTGGCTGCCTTTGCGGCGGAGTCGGAGGTAGCCCGTGTAGTCGAGCGGATCCCCCTCCTGCCACGTCTTGCGCTTGATGCCGTGGACTCCCACGCTCTCCCAGGAGGTGGCCTCCGTCATGAAGTCGAGGAACTGCTGAGCGGCCGGGTTGAAGGCGAGCTGCGCCTTCACCGTGCTCTGCCCCTCCTCCACGACCCCCGGCACGTCACCCTCGACGAGCCATCCGAAGTCGACTTCGTCATCGCTCTCGGGATCGACGACCACCCGGGGCGTCCGGCGAACGGCGTCGACCGTTCCGGACCACTGCCGGACCAGCTCGCGGACCGCCTCGGACGCATCGAGCTCCTGCGGGGTGCCCTCGAAACAGACATAGGTGAGCTTCACCGGTCCCCCGTTCATTGACGGCGTCTCACGTCCGCCACCGTACCCCGCCATCCGGCAGGACGATGTGGGCCGAGTGCGTCTTCTTGACCGCCGGACCGTACAACTGTGAGTGAAGTAGAGTGACTTGTGCTGCGCATCCTCCCGGAGGGGTACGAGTGCGGAGTTCATGTGCCTCTCGGCGGCATGTGAGCAGTGGTGGTGTATCGCCGTACGCGTGCGTGCGGTGTGTGAGCGGATGCCCGGTGGGCCGTCCCCCACCATTCCTGCTCACCACCAAGGAGTGGTCACCCATGGACCCTGTCGAGTACCAGCCTGCGCGTTACGCCCGGCTCCGCAAGATCCTGGCGGACGTCGCCGTCAACGTGGTCGCCAACCTGTTGGTGGCCGCGATGATGTCGGCAGCGCACCTGCTCTTCTGAAGCAGGCGAGTGGCGGGCTCCCGGGGGCCCGCCACTCCACATCGGCCGAGCGTTCAGAACAACATCATCTCGCTCTTCCGCTTCGCCTTGTTCCATGCCCGCCGGGCCCTGCGGCCCCGCGCGCCCCCGCCCTGCCGGGTGATCCGCAGCTCGGGCGGGATGGACTCCTGGGTCGGCCGGAGCCCGTGCACATCGGTCTCGCCGACCAGTTTCCTGAGGTGGCGCCGGGTCTCCGCGTCGGTGGAGTAGAGCACGGTGGCCCGACTCGCCCTGGTCAGGAGCACGTGGTAGGCGTGACGGACGCAGCGGGCGAAGCCCTCGTCGTCGAGCGTGCTCGTGCGGACCTTCGGATCCAGCGACCC contains these protein-coding regions:
- a CDS encoding DUF6408 family protein, with product MDPVEYQPARYARLRKILADVAVNVVANLLVAAMMSAAHLLF